The following proteins are encoded in a genomic region of Saccharopolyspora antimicrobica:
- a CDS encoding MaoC family dehydratase N-terminal domain-containing protein — MAINREFVGHEFSAGAPYEVTRGKIREFAEAIGDPHPAYRSVEAARELGHPDVIAPPTFGIVAAGAAAESNPIRRPEFGLNMRLVVHGEQQFRYERPIRAGDVLTATGRIAEIRDAGSNELVRVETEIRDAGGDLVCTAVNVIVSRGTAAGAGE, encoded by the coding sequence GTGGCGATCAACAGGGAATTCGTCGGGCACGAGTTCAGCGCGGGTGCGCCCTACGAGGTGACGCGCGGCAAGATCCGGGAGTTCGCCGAGGCGATCGGTGATCCCCATCCCGCCTACCGCAGCGTCGAAGCCGCGCGGGAGCTGGGGCATCCGGACGTGATCGCGCCGCCCACGTTCGGGATCGTGGCGGCCGGGGCGGCGGCGGAGAGCAACCCGATCCGGCGGCCCGAGTTCGGGCTGAACATGCGGCTGGTGGTGCACGGCGAGCAGCAGTTCCGCTACGAGCGGCCGATCCGCGCGGGCGACGTGCTCACCGCGACCGGGCGGATCGCGGAGATCCGCGACGCCGGGAGCAACGAGCTGGTGCGGGTGGAGACCGAGATCCGCGATGCCGGCGGCGATCTGGTGTGCACCGCGGTCAACGTGATCGTGTCGCGGGGGACCGCGGCCGGGGCGGGGGAGTGA